A stretch of Lepidochelys kempii isolate rLepKem1 chromosome 14, rLepKem1.hap2, whole genome shotgun sequence DNA encodes these proteins:
- the ENGASE gene encoding cytosolic endo-beta-N-acetylglucosaminidase isoform X1 translates to MGLGIYPALHASRTLIAAALGGGSGTAFPLSRGTKGLAPGAAELEENLGAWLAVPRGPTLVSGESAERHGCVFGRQRVVMLSIEASVTCVVCCRGESWVCFLSSASVTLTDPSPPLSPQCHEMGQNTTPSRFIQGSASRDPYVFYHWQYIDIFVYFSHHPVTIPPVTWTNAAHRNGVSVLGTFITEWTSGGKLCESFLAGEAAAYHAVAVQLGRIARFYRFDGWLVNIENALSEAAVRNLPLFLRDLREQLRRDVPGGLVLWYDSVLQSGKLQWQNELNEKNRVFFDACDGLFTNYNWKEEHLERTGAQAGERRTDIYVGIDVFARGEVVGGGFETDKALRLICKHGFSAAIFAPGWVYEHLGKENFLQNENSQPLLSSPCRFWGLLAELLPTHRISTLPLSTCFCLGMGTGRFSAGQEEEVRPWYNLSAQEIQPLFMDQQATGGAGSWLHTRCSLQDAWNGGSCLLIEGIIPPDAGHVAVRLFSFKMPAPPKLFLSLLYKLEEKLPEVAVALELTTWNSGSCHVGNNVGVATRHQPPPLPTPPPHLSGLLTGCGRQSMAGWIRRYYELELRDCALHDLSLILSRHQPGLEERRFSCRLGEIQVLDADNLRSSLPRVPSLEASQVLWHKGPGTNQLSLSLTLRWSYPSSQARCFRIHCQGTARPRGQVLPLPEQLLGVAHNTLYRVVGLALPEPPPKESCHVEFFVEPVPNEGAAVERSRWGRLVLVYSDPASTSTY, encoded by the exons ATGGGACTCGGCATTTACCCAGCACTTCACGCTTCCAGAACTTTAATTGCAGCGGCCCTGGGCGGCGGGTCAGGAACAGCCTTCCCCTTGTCCAGAGGGACGAAAGGACTCGCCCCAGGTGCGGCAGAGCTGGAAGAGAACCTAGGAGCCTGGCTTGCTGTCCCACGGGGACCCACACTGGTCTCTGGCGAGTCTGCTGAGCGTCATGGCTGCGTGTTTGGCAGGCAGCGTGTAGTGATGCTGAGCATCGAGGCCAGCGTGACGTGTGTTGTTTGCTGTCGAGGGGAATCTTGGGTTTGCTTTCTGTCCTCTGCTtctgtaacgctgacagacccttctcctcctctctcgcCTCAGTGCCacgagatgggacagaacactacaCCCAGCAG GTTCatccagggctcagcttcgcggGACCCCTACGTGTTCTACCATTGGCAGTACATCGACATCTTTGTGTACTTCAGCCACCACCCTGTGACCATCCCCCCCGTCACCTGGACCAATGCCGCCCACAGGAACGGCGTCTCTGTGCTGG GGACGTTCATCACCGAGTGGACTAGCGGGGGCAAGCTGTGCGAGTCGTTCCTGGCCGGGGAGGCAGCCGCGTACCACGCCGTGGCTGTGCAGCTGGGCCGCATCGCCCGTTTCTACCGCTTCGACGGCTGGCTGGTCAACATCGAGAACGCTCTGAGC GAGGCAGCTGTGCGGAACCTGCCCCTCTTCCTGCGTGACCTGCGGGAGCAGCTGCGTCGGGACGTGCCAGGCGGGCTGGTGCTCTGGTATGACAGCGTCTTGCAGAGCGGGAAGCTGCAGTGGCAGAACGAGCTGAACGAGAAGAATAG GGTGTTTTTTGATGCCTGCGACGGCTTGTTCACGAACTACAACTGGAAGGAGGAGCACCTGGAGCGCACGGGGGCGCAGGCCGGGGAGCGCCGGACTGACATCTACGTGGGCATCGACGTCTTTGCCCGTGGGGAGGTCGTAGGCGGCGGCTTTGAGACAGACAAG GCTCTGCGCCTGATCTGCAAACACGGCTTTTCTGCTGCCATCTTCGCACCCGGCTGGGTCTATGAGCACCTGGGGAAGGAGAACTTCCTGCAGAATGAGAACAG ccagcctctcctctcctctccatgcaggttctggggtttGCTGGCGGAGCTGCTGCCCACTCACAGAATCAGCACTTTGCCCTTGAGCACCTGCTTCTGTCTGGGCATGGGCACGGGGAGATTCTCAGCTGGGCAG GAGGAAGAAGTCAGGCCCTGGTACAACCTGAGTGCCCAGGAGATCCAGCCCCTCTTCATGGACCAGCAAGCAACgggaggagcaggcagctggcTGCACACACGCTGCTCCCTGCAGGATGCCTGGAACGGGGGCAGCTGCCTGCTGATCGAGGGGATCATCCCGCCTGATGCGGGCCATGTGGCTGTCCG CCTTTTCTCGTTCAAGATGCCAGCTCCCCCCAAACTCTTCCTGTCTCTGCTGTACAAACTGGAGGAGAAGCTGCCCGAGGTGGCGGTCGCGCTGGAACTCACCACATGGAACTCCGGCTCCTGCCATGTTGGCAACAACGTTG GGGTGGCCACCCGACatcagcccccgcccctccccaccccgccccctcacCTCTCCGGGCTGCTCACTGGCTGTGGACGGCAAAGCATGGCAGGTTGGATAAGGCG GTACTATGAACTGGAGCTGCGGGACTGCGCCCTGCACGACCTGTCACTGATCCTGTCACGCCACCAGCCAGGCCTAGAAGAAAGGCGCTTCTCCTGCCGCCTTGGGGAGATCCAG GTGCTGGATGCCGACAACCTGCGCTCCTCGCTGCCCCGAGTGCCCAGCCTCGAGGCCTCCCAGGTGCTGTGGCACAAGGGGCCTGGCACAAAccagctctccctcagcctcacctTGCGCTGGTCCTACCCCTCCAGCCAAGCCCGCTGCTTCCGGATCCACTGCCAGGGCACGGCACGCCCTAGGGgccaggtgctgcccctgccagAGCAGCTCCTCGGGGTGGCACACAACACCCTCTACCGTGTGGTGGGCCTGGCACTGCCAGAGCCGCCCCCCAAGGAGTCCTGCCATGTGGAGTTCTTCGTAGAGCCGGTTCCGAACGAAGGGGCTGCCGTGGAGCGTTCCAGATGGGGGCGGCTGGTTCTGGTCTATTCCGACCCAGCCAGCACGAGCACCTATTAA